A single Triticum dicoccoides isolate Atlit2015 ecotype Zavitan chromosome 2A, WEW_v2.0, whole genome shotgun sequence DNA region contains:
- the LOC119353111 gene encoding elongation factor 1-alpha-like: MGKEKIHISIVVIGHVDSGKSTTTGHLIYKLGGIDKRVIERFEKEAAEMNKRSFKYAWVLDKLKAERERGITIDIALWKFETTKYSCTVIDAPGHRDFIKNMITGTSQADCAVLIIDSTTGGFEAGISKDGQTREHALLAFTLGVKQMICCCNKMDATTPKYSKARYEEIVKEVSSYLKKVGYNPDKVPFVPISGFEGDNMIERSTNLDWYKGPTLLEALDQINEPKRPSDKPLRLPLQDVYKIGGIGTVPVGRVETGVIKPGMVVTFGPTGLTTEVKSVEMHHESLLEALPGDNVGFNVKNVAVKDLKRGYVASNSKDDPAKEAANFTAQVIIMNHPGQISNGYAPVLDCHTSHIAVKFAEIQTKIDRRSGKEIEAAPKFLKNGDAGFVKMIPTKPMVVETFAQYPPLGRFAVRDMRQTVAVGVIKAVEKKDPTGAKVTKAAAKKK; the protein is encoded by the exons ATGGGAAAGGAGAAGATCCACATCAGCATTGTGGTCATTGGCCATGTCGACTCTGGCAAGTCAACCACGACTGGCCACCTCATCTACAAGCTTGGAGGCATTGACAAGCGTGTGATTGAGAGGTTTGAGAAGGAAGCCGCTGAGATGAACAAGAGGTCTTTCAAGTACGCCTGGGTGCTTGACAAGCTCAAGGCTGAGCGTGAGAGGGGTATCACCATTGATATTGCTCTGTGGAAGTTCGAGACCACCAAGTACTCCTGCACTGTCATTGATGCTCCTGGTCACCGTGATTTCATCAAGAACATGATCACTGGTACCTCCCAGGCTGATTGTGCTGTGCTTATCATTGACTCCACCACTGGTGGTTTTGAGGCTGGTATCTCCAAGGATGGCCAGACCCGTGAGCACGCTCTCCTTGCTTTCACTCTTGGTGTGAAGCAGATGATCTGCTGCTGCAACAAG atggatgccaccactcccAAGTACTCGAAGGCCCGTTATGAAGAAATTGTCAAGGAAGTCTCTTCATACCTGAAGAAGGTTGGTTACAACCCTGACAAGGTTCCCTttgttcccatctctgggttcgagGGTGACAACATGATTGAGAGGTCCACCAACCTTGACTGGTACAAGGGCCCCACCCTTCTCGAGGCCCTGGACCAGATCAATGAGCCCAAGAGGCCCTCAGACAAGCCCCTCCGTCTTCCCCTTCAGGACGTGTACAAGATTGGCGGCATTGGAACTGTGCCAGTGGGCCGTGTTGAGACTGGAGTCATCAAGCCAGGCATGGTTGTCACCTTTGGTCCTACTGGCCTGACCACTGAGGTGAAGTCTGTTGAGATGCACCATGAGTCTCTCCTGGAGGCGCTTCCTGGTGACAACGTCGGCTTCAACGTCAAGAACGTGGCTGTCAAGGATCTCAAGCGTGGGTACGTCGCTTCCAACTCCAAGGACGACCCTGCCAAGGAGGCTGCCAACTTCACCGCCCAGGTCATCATCATGAACCACCCCGGCCAGATCAGCAACGGCTATGCCCCGGTGCTGGACTGCCATACGTCCCACATTGCTGTCAAGTTTGCTGAGATCCAGACCAAGATCGACCGGCGGTCTGGCAAGGAGATTGAGGCGGCGCCCAAGTTCCTCAAGAACGGTGATGCTGGGTTCGTCAAGATGATCCCCACCAAGCCCATGGTGGTGGAGACCTTTGCCCAGTACCCTCCCCTGGGCCGCTTTGCTGTGCGTGACATGAGGCAGACGGTTGCCGTGGGTGTTATCAAGGCCGTGGAGAAGAAGGATCCGACCGGCGCCAAGGTGACCAAGGCTGCGGCCAAGAAGAAATGA